The following proteins are co-located in the Ensifer sp. WSM1721 genome:
- a CDS encoding penicillin-binding protein 1A, which yields MIRLIGYFFGIGAFLLLGVAAAVAIYLGAITKDLPDYEVLANYSPPVTTRFHAGNGALMAEYARERRLYLPIQAIPDRVKAAFISAEDKNFYLHPGIDVTGLARAIAVNLQNFGSGRRPVGASTITQQVAKNFLLTADQTLDRKIKEAILSFRIEQAYSKDRILELYLNEIFFGLNSYGIAGAALTYFDKSVTELTVAETAYLAALPKGPANYHPFRKTEAAIERRNWVIDRMVENGYVSKADGEEAKKQPLGVNPRRGGAHLFASDFFAEEVRRQIIQKYGEEALYEGGLSVRTSLDPHLQIIARKALQEGLLTYDERRGFHGPIKTIEIGGDWGEPLSKIPAFSDVPEWKLAVVLAVDSEGAEIGLQPEKEASGKIVPGRVTGHIAAKNMQWAYRFAGGERKTAKSPEGVFGPGDVVYVEPLKDQPGEYRLRQPPKVQGGLVAMDPHTGRVLAMVGGFSYGQSEFNRATQAMRQPGSSFKPFVYAAALDNGYTPASVILDAPIEIVAGGQVWRPENYGGGSAGPSTLRLGIEKSRNLMTVRLANDMGMNLVAEYAERFGIYDKMAPLLSMSLGSGETTVLRMVSAYAVIANGGKQIKPSLIDRIQDRYGKTIFRHEDRTCDNCNADDWGDQEEPVLTDNREQVLDPMTSFQITSMMEGVITRGTAAGKIQLDRPVAGKTGTTNDEKDAWFVGYTPDLVAGLYLGFDDPKPLGRGATGGSLSAPIFNAFMQEAVKGTRPGKFVVPEGMSLIPVNRKTGMAAVEGEPDTIIEAFKPGTGPADTFSVIGGLDQYVPPEEILKNSPQANQAVTSGSNGLF from the coding sequence ATGATCAGACTGATTGGATATTTCTTCGGCATAGGTGCGTTTCTGCTGCTTGGCGTCGCCGCAGCCGTGGCGATCTATCTTGGCGCCATCACCAAGGACCTGCCCGATTATGAGGTGCTGGCCAATTATTCGCCGCCGGTCACGACCCGATTCCATGCGGGCAACGGCGCGTTGATGGCCGAATATGCGCGCGAACGCCGGCTCTATCTGCCGATTCAGGCCATACCGGACCGCGTCAAGGCGGCCTTCATTTCCGCAGAGGACAAGAATTTCTATCTGCATCCCGGCATCGATGTGACGGGCCTCGCCCGCGCCATCGCCGTCAACCTCCAGAACTTCGGTTCCGGCCGGCGCCCGGTCGGGGCGTCGACGATCACCCAGCAGGTCGCGAAGAACTTTCTGCTTACCGCCGACCAGACGCTCGACCGCAAGATCAAGGAGGCGATCCTCTCCTTCCGCATTGAGCAGGCCTACAGCAAAGACCGCATTCTCGAGCTCTATCTGAACGAGATCTTCTTCGGGCTGAATTCCTACGGAATCGCCGGCGCGGCGCTGACCTATTTCGACAAATCGGTGACGGAACTGACGGTTGCCGAAACCGCCTACCTGGCGGCCTTGCCCAAGGGGCCGGCGAACTATCATCCTTTCCGCAAGACAGAAGCCGCGATCGAGCGCCGCAACTGGGTGATCGACCGGATGGTCGAGAACGGCTACGTCTCCAAGGCCGACGGTGAAGAGGCAAAGAAGCAGCCGCTCGGCGTGAATCCGCGCCGTGGCGGAGCCCATCTCTTCGCGTCCGATTTTTTCGCCGAGGAGGTGCGTCGCCAGATCATCCAGAAATACGGCGAGGAGGCGCTCTATGAGGGCGGGCTTTCTGTGCGCACGTCGCTTGATCCGCATCTGCAGATCATCGCGCGCAAGGCGCTGCAGGAGGGACTCCTGACCTATGACGAGCGCCGCGGCTTTCACGGTCCTATCAAGACGATCGAGATCGGCGGCGATTGGGGCGAGCCGCTGAGCAAGATTCCTGCGTTCAGCGATGTGCCGGAATGGAAGCTCGCCGTCGTTCTTGCGGTGGACAGCGAAGGCGCTGAGATCGGCCTTCAGCCGGAGAAGGAAGCCTCCGGCAAGATCGTGCCTGGACGCGTGACGGGACATATCGCCGCCAAGAACATGCAGTGGGCCTACCGCTTTGCGGGCGGCGAGCGCAAGACCGCCAAGTCGCCGGAGGGCGTCTTCGGGCCCGGCGACGTCGTCTATGTCGAGCCGCTTAAGGATCAGCCGGGCGAGTATCGTCTTCGCCAGCCGCCGAAAGTCCAGGGTGGTCTGGTGGCGATGGACCCGCATACAGGCCGCGTGCTGGCGATGGTCGGCGGCTTCTCCTATGGGCAGTCGGAGTTCAACCGCGCGACGCAGGCGATGCGCCAGCCGGGCTCCTCTTTCAAGCCCTTCGTCTACGCCGCCGCCCTCGACAACGGCTACACGCCCGCTTCCGTCATTCTCGATGCGCCGATCGAGATCGTCGCCGGCGGTCAGGTCTGGCGGCCGGAAAACTACGGCGGCGGTTCTGCCGGTCCGTCGACACTGCGTCTCGGCATCGAAAAGTCGCGCAACCTGATGACGGTGCGGCTTGCCAACGACATGGGCATGAACCTCGTCGCCGAATATGCCGAGCGCTTCGGCATCTACGACAAGATGGCGCCGCTTCTTTCCATGTCGCTCGGCTCGGGCGAGACGACCGTCCTGCGCATGGTCTCGGCCTATGCCGTCATTGCCAATGGCGGCAAGCAGATCAAGCCGTCGCTCATCGACCGCATCCAGGACCGCTACGGCAAGACCATCTTCCGCCACGAGGACCGCACCTGCGACAACTGCAATGCCGATGACTGGGGCGATCAGGAAGAGCCCGTGCTGACCGACAACCGCGAGCAGGTCCTCGACCCGATGACCTCCTTTCAGATCACCTCGATGATGGAGGGTGTGATCACGCGCGGCACGGCAGCAGGCAAGATCCAGCTCGACCGCCCGGTCGCCGGCAAGACCGGTACCACCAATGACGAGAAGGACGCATGGTTCGTGGGCTACACCCCGGACCTCGTCGCCGGGCTTTATCTCGGTTTCGACGATCCAAAGCCACTTGGCCGCGGCGCCACCGGCGGCAGCCTGTCGGCGCCGATTTTCAACGCCTTCATGCAGGAGGCCGTCAAAGGCACCCGTCCGGGCAAGTTCGTGGTTCCGGAAGGCATGAGCCTCATCCCGGTGAACCGCAAGACCGGCATGGCCGCGGTCGAGGGCGAGCCGGACACGATCATCGAGGCTTTCAAGCCAGGCACGGGCCCTGCGGACACCTTCTCGGTCATCGGCGGCCTCGACCAGTACGTACCGCCCGAGGAGATCCTGAAGAATTCTCCGCAGGCCAACCAGGCGGTGACCTCCGGCTCGAACGGCCTGTTCTGA
- the prfB gene encoding peptide chain release factor 2 (programmed frameshift), whose protein sequence is MRSEIENIVDEIKQAISLLRRHLDWDQAVRRLDWLNNKAEDPSLWNDAAEAQKLMRERQQLDDSITSLRRFEQQLNDNIELIELGEEEGDSAIVAEAEEALRQLRNEAAKKQVEAMLSGEADQNDTYLEVHSGAGGTESQDWANMLLRMYTRWAERQGYKVELLEIQDGEEAGIKSATLLVKGHNAYGWLKTESGVHRLVRISPYDSNARRHTSFSSIWVYPVVDESIQIDVNESDCRIDTYRSSGAGGQHVNTTDSAVRITHMPSGIVVQCQQERSQHKNRAKAWDMLRARLYEAELKKREEAANAEAASKTDIGWGHQIRSYVLQPYQLVKDLRTGVESTSPGDVLDGELNEFMEAALAHRVSGGADAVVEDVS, encoded by the exons ATGCGCAGCGAAATCGAGAATATCGTCGACGAAATCAAGCAGGCCATAAGCCTGCTGAGGAGGCATCTT GACTGGGATCAGGCGGTAAGACGACTGGACTGGTTGAACAACAAGGCGGAAGACCCGTCACTCTGGAATGATGCCGCCGAGGCTCAAAAACTGATGCGCGAGCGCCAGCAGCTCGACGACAGCATCACCAGCCTGCGCCGGTTCGAACAGCAGCTCAACGACAATATCGAGCTGATCGAGCTTGGCGAAGAGGAGGGCGATTCGGCAATCGTCGCCGAGGCCGAGGAAGCGCTCCGGCAATTGCGCAACGAGGCCGCGAAGAAGCAGGTCGAGGCCATGCTATCCGGCGAGGCCGACCAGAACGACACCTATCTCGAAGTCCATTCGGGCGCCGGCGGCACCGAAAGCCAGGATTGGGCGAACATGCTGCTTCGCATGTATACCCGCTGGGCCGAGCGCCAGGGCTACAAGGTCGAGCTTCTGGAAATCCAGGACGGAGAAGAGGCGGGCATCAAATCCGCCACGCTCCTCGTCAAGGGCCACAATGCCTATGGTTGGCTGAAGACGGAATCCGGCGTGCACCGGCTGGTCCGCATCTCGCCGTACGACAGCAATGCCCGTCGTCACACGTCGTTTTCGTCCATCTGGGTCTATCCCGTGGTGGACGAGTCGATCCAGATCGACGTCAACGAGAGCGACTGCCGCATCGACACCTATCGTTCGTCGGGCGCCGGCGGTCAGCACGTCAACACGACCGATTCCGCCGTGCGCATCACGCATATGCCGAGCGGCATCGTCGTGCAGTGCCAGCAGGAACGCTCACAGCACAAGAACCGCGCCAAGGCTTGGGACATGCTGCGCGCCCGCCTCTACGAAGCCGAGCTCAAGAAGCGTGAGGAGGCGGCCAACGCTGAAGCGGCGTCGAAGACCGATATCGGCTGGGGCCACCAGATACGCTCCTATGTCCTGCAGCCCTATCAGTTGGTGAAGGACTTGAGGACGGGCGTCGAAAGCACGAGCCCGGGTGACGTGCTCGATGGCGAACTGAACGAGTTCATGGAGGCAGCCCTTGCGCATCGCGTCAGCGGTGGGGCGGATGCGGTCGTCGAGGACGTGAGCTGA